In one Rutidosis leptorrhynchoides isolate AG116_Rl617_1_P2 chromosome 8, CSIRO_AGI_Rlap_v1, whole genome shotgun sequence genomic region, the following are encoded:
- the LOC139863232 gene encoding putative ABC1 protein At2g40090 → MDRFLSISNLLLIKIPELSLRFLYDYMLGKRKPQLVLLDHGLYKELEVSTRTNYAALWKALVLADAKGIKENCVKLGAGEDQYSLFAGILTMRPWNRVIDPAVDHLAIQGNASDLFLLQMYASLYFPQITELLHKLPRVILLMLKTNDCLRAVNNALIQRPSVESFIIIGRVSSEALIEEKLSHAKSLYSFLLVWLEQFSLEARFLIMQVALWILQFRKVLTPATIY, encoded by the exons ATGGATAggtttctatcaatttctaatttgttaTTAATTAAAATTCCTGAATTAAGCTTACGGTTTTTATATGATTATATGCTAGGAAAAAGAAAACCACAATTGGTACTGTTGGACCATGGTTTATATAAAGAACTAGAGGTTTCTACCAGGACTAATTATGCTGCACTTTGGAAG GCTTTAGTACTGGCTGATGCGAAAGGAATAAAAGAAAATTGTGTAAAATTAGGTGCTGGAGAGGATCAATATTCACTTTTTGCAGGGATTCTTACAATGAGGCCTTGGAATAGAGTTATTGACCCTGCTGTTGACCATCTTGCTATACAAGGCAACGCGAGTGA TTTGTTTCTTTTGCAGATGTATGCTTCACTATATTTTCCTCAAATAACAGAGCTTCTGCATAAACTGCCTCGTGTCATCCTTTTAATGTTGAAGACAAATGATTGCTTGCGTGCAGTAAATAATGCATTG ATACAAAGACCATCTGTGGAGTCGTTTATTATTATCGGAAGAGTTTCATCCGAGGCGCTAATCGAGGAAAAGTTATCACATGCCAAGTCCCTCTATAGCTTCCTACTCGTTTGGTTGGAACAGTTTTCATTAGAAGCTCGGTTTCTTATAATGCAGGTTGCCTTATGGATACTGCAGTTCCGTAAGGTTTTGACACCTGCCACAATATACTAA